A DNA window from Bradyrhizobium sp. CCBAU 53421 contains the following coding sequences:
- a CDS encoding IclR family transcriptional regulator, with the protein MTRESRGIQSIEVGGELLRALARSGEPMMLRDLAREAGMPPAKAHPYLVSFSRIGLIEQDETTGRYEIGALALELGLISLRRQSAVRIATPRIAALADSINHAVSLSVWGTHGATVVRLEEPSHPVHIAMRVGSVVALLETATGRAFAAFMPPNAVKTALESGLDRLGVGYNPKRETINAKTTEMLTEVQSRGLARAIGDPLPGVNAFAAPVFDHAGHVALVITAMGPEGTFDASWDSAIAAALRSCASEISRQLGHGTVRAPG; encoded by the coding sequence ATGACGAGAGAGAGCCGCGGCATACAGTCGATCGAGGTCGGCGGAGAATTGCTCCGCGCGCTCGCCCGCAGCGGCGAACCGATGATGCTGCGCGATCTCGCCCGCGAGGCCGGGATGCCGCCGGCCAAGGCGCATCCCTATCTGGTGAGTTTTTCCCGCATCGGCCTGATCGAGCAGGACGAGACCACCGGCCGTTACGAGATCGGGGCGCTCGCGCTCGAACTCGGGCTGATCAGCCTGCGCCGGCAGTCAGCGGTGCGGATCGCGACGCCGCGGATCGCCGCGCTCGCCGACAGCATCAATCACGCGGTGTCGCTGTCGGTCTGGGGCACCCACGGCGCGACCGTAGTGCGGCTCGAGGAGCCGAGCCATCCCGTGCATATCGCGATGCGCGTCGGGTCGGTGGTGGCGCTGCTCGAGACCGCGACCGGGCGCGCTTTCGCCGCCTTCATGCCGCCGAACGCCGTCAAGACCGCACTCGAGAGCGGCCTCGACCGCCTCGGCGTCGGCTACAATCCGAAACGCGAAACCATCAACGCAAAGACCACGGAGATGCTGACCGAGGTGCAGAGCCGCGGCCTCGCGCGCGCGATCGGCGATCCCCTGCCCGGCGTCAACGCCTTCGCCGCGCCGGTGTTCGATCACGCCGGCCACGTCGCGCTGGTCATCACCGCGATGGGCCCGGAAGGCACCTTCGACGCCAGCTGGGACAGTGCGATCGCAGCCGCGCTGCGCAGCTGCGCGAGCGAGATCTCGCGGCAGTTGGGGCACGGCACGGTGCGAGCGCCGGGGTGA
- a CDS encoding SDR family NAD(P)-dependent oxidoreductase, with product MSMMATLLAGKRALVTGAAHGNGRAIALGLAAHGADVVVTDIDRAGAEQTAADIRQRGRVAWPFDLDVTDAEACAALALRVAREAGPIAILVNNAGIIIREGIDSPRAQENWRRVLDVNLTGTFNVTHAFLPALREKRGTIINLGSIASFLGVADTLGYAPSKGGVKLLTQALARELAADGIRVNAIAPGVIETAMTETTLNDPARLAGFLGRTPLGRVGQPEELVGPVVFLASELASYVNGVTMPVDGGFLAV from the coding sequence ATGAGCATGATGGCGACCCTGCTCGCAGGCAAGCGCGCGCTGGTGACCGGCGCCGCGCACGGCAACGGACGCGCCATCGCGCTCGGCCTCGCGGCACATGGCGCCGACGTCGTTGTGACCGACATCGATCGCGCCGGCGCCGAGCAAACCGCGGCCGACATCCGCCAGCGCGGTCGCGTGGCCTGGCCGTTCGATCTCGACGTAACCGATGCCGAGGCCTGCGCCGCGCTGGCACTGCGCGTGGCGCGCGAGGCCGGGCCGATCGCGATCCTGGTCAACAATGCCGGCATCATCATCCGTGAGGGCATTGACTCGCCGCGCGCGCAGGAGAACTGGCGACGGGTGCTCGACGTCAACCTGACCGGCACCTTCAACGTCACCCACGCATTCCTGCCGGCGCTGCGCGAGAAGCGCGGCACGATCATCAATCTCGGCTCGATCGCCTCCTTCCTCGGCGTGGCCGATACGCTCGGCTACGCGCCGTCCAAGGGCGGCGTGAAGCTGCTCACCCAGGCGCTCGCCCGCGAACTCGCCGCCGACGGCATCAGGGTCAACGCGATCGCGCCCGGCGTGATCGAAACCGCGATGACCGAAACGACCCTCAACGACCCTGCTCGGCTCGCCGGATTTCTCGGGCGCACGCCGCTCGGCCGCGTCGGCCAGCCGGAGGAGCTGGTCGGCCCGGTGGTGTTCCTCGCCTCCGAGCTGGCATCTTATGTGAACGGCGTGACCATGCCGGTCGACGGAGGGTTTCTCGCCGTATAA
- a CDS encoding FAD-dependent oxidoreductase, which translates to MANEETYQCDALVVGSGCAGLSAAVTAGHHGLKVLVVEKEPRFGGTTARSGGWLWIPGTSLAKAWGIEESPDQAKTYLRHEAGNSFDAARVDAFLTEGPKAVDFFTTKTAVRFDMPLTFPDYHAEAPGGAQGGRSMVTRPFDGHELGDAIKDLGSPLPELTVFGMMLGSGKEIVHFMRATRSLTSAAYVARRLSKHAIDVMRNGRGMTLTNGNALAGRLAKSAFDLKIPLWLNSPVRELIVENGVVRGAVVVREGRTIRVNAKRGVVLACGGFPHDVARRQKMFPHAPTGKEHYSPGPTGNTGDGLRLAESAGGRVEDSLPNAAAWVPVSVTTRKDGSKGVMPHFIDRAKPGVIAVMRDGKRFANEGNSYHDFVQEMIKAAKPGEEIAAFLLCDHETLRKYGLGCVPPRPMPLGHHLKTGYLKRGATLSELAAQTGIDANALEATVAAFNAAAADGRDPAFGKGSRAYNRYQGDALHGPNPCIAPIQHGPFYAIKMVIGDLGTYAGIRTDANARALDADGQPIAGLYAAGNDMASIMGGNYPGAGITLGPALTFGYIAGKHIAGAAAERSAA; encoded by the coding sequence GTGGCCAACGAAGAAACCTATCAATGCGACGCGCTCGTCGTCGGCTCCGGCTGCGCCGGGCTGTCGGCGGCGGTCACCGCCGGCCATCACGGCCTCAAGGTCCTCGTCGTCGAGAAGGAGCCGCGCTTCGGCGGCACCACCGCGCGCTCCGGCGGCTGGCTGTGGATTCCCGGCACCTCGCTGGCGAAGGCCTGGGGCATCGAGGAAAGCCCCGACCAGGCGAAAACCTATCTGCGCCATGAGGCCGGGAACAGTTTTGACGCCGCGCGGGTCGATGCGTTCCTGACCGAAGGGCCAAAGGCGGTCGACTTCTTCACGACCAAGACCGCCGTGCGCTTCGACATGCCGCTGACCTTCCCGGATTATCACGCGGAGGCGCCCGGCGGTGCACAGGGCGGCCGCTCGATGGTGACGCGGCCGTTCGACGGCCACGAACTCGGCGATGCCATCAAGGATCTCGGCAGTCCCCTGCCCGAGCTCACCGTGTTCGGCATGATGCTCGGCTCCGGCAAGGAGATCGTGCATTTCATGCGCGCGACGCGGTCGCTGACCTCGGCGGCCTACGTCGCCAGGCGGCTGTCGAAGCATGCGATCGACGTGATGCGCAACGGCCGCGGCATGACGCTGACCAACGGCAATGCGCTGGCCGGCCGGCTGGCGAAATCCGCCTTCGACCTGAAGATCCCGCTCTGGCTGAATTCGCCGGTGCGCGAATTGATCGTCGAGAACGGCGTGGTGCGCGGCGCGGTGGTCGTGCGCGAGGGCCGCACCATCCGCGTCAACGCAAAGCGTGGCGTCGTGCTCGCCTGCGGCGGCTTCCCGCATGACGTCGCGCGGCGGCAGAAGATGTTTCCGCACGCGCCGACCGGAAAAGAGCATTACTCGCCAGGCCCGACGGGTAACACCGGCGACGGCTTGCGGCTTGCGGAATCGGCCGGCGGCCGTGTCGAGGACTCGCTGCCGAATGCGGCGGCCTGGGTCCCGGTCTCGGTCACCACACGCAAGGACGGCTCGAAGGGCGTGATGCCGCATTTCATCGATCGCGCCAAGCCCGGCGTGATCGCTGTCATGCGCGACGGCAAGCGCTTTGCCAATGAAGGCAATTCCTACCACGACTTCGTGCAGGAGATGATCAAGGCCGCGAAGCCCGGCGAGGAGATCGCGGCCTTCCTGCTTTGCGATCACGAGACGCTGCGCAAATACGGTCTCGGCTGCGTGCCGCCGCGCCCGATGCCGCTCGGCCATCATCTGAAGACCGGCTATCTCAAGCGCGGCGCGACCCTGTCCGAGCTCGCCGCGCAAACCGGCATCGACGCGAATGCGCTCGAGGCGACCGTCGCGGCGTTCAACGCAGCCGCCGCCGACGGCCGCGATCCCGCCTTCGGCAAGGGCTCGCGCGCCTATAACCGCTACCAGGGCGATGCGCTGCACGGCCCCAATCCGTGCATCGCGCCGATCCAGCATGGGCCGTTCTACGCCATCAAGATGGTGATCGGCGATCTCGGCACCTATGCCGGGATCCGGACCGACGCCAATGCCCGCGCGCTCGACGCCGACGGCCAGCCGATCGCCGGCCTCTATGCCGCCGGCAACGACATGGCGAGCATCATGGGCGGCAACTATCCCGGAGCCGGCATCACGCTGGGGCCCGCGCTGACCTTCGGCTACATCGCGGGCAAGCACATCGCCGGCGCGGCGGCAGAGAGAAGCGCGGCATGA